The proteins below are encoded in one region of Parvicella tangerina:
- a CDS encoding LytR/AlgR family response regulator transcription factor, which yields MGIQTIIIEDEEASRETLRNYLTKYCPQVEIITECKNIIEGKEAIEKHSPQLIFLDVEMPFGNAFDLIEQLEKIDFKIIFVTAYSNYAMKAINHSASYYILKPIDIEELETAVQKVEEELKKEDGDDLQLQTKVLLENLQNNANKKVVLPTLEGFEVVDMEDILHLEANDNFTNFYLRDGSKKVICRTLKFYEDVLKDSGFMRIHRSHMVNLNYITSYKKGKGGQVELTDGSVVDVSASKKDELLKWFS from the coding sequence ATGGGTATACAGACGATTATAATTGAAGATGAAGAAGCGAGTAGAGAAACACTAAGAAACTACTTGACAAAATACTGTCCACAAGTTGAAATCATTACAGAGTGTAAGAATATTATTGAAGGTAAAGAAGCCATTGAAAAACATTCTCCTCAATTGATCTTTCTGGATGTAGAAATGCCTTTTGGAAATGCCTTCGACCTGATTGAGCAACTCGAAAAAATCGATTTCAAAATCATTTTTGTTACAGCTTACAGCAATTATGCAATGAAAGCGATTAATCATAGCGCGAGCTACTACATCCTTAAGCCTATAGATATCGAGGAACTTGAAACTGCTGTTCAAAAGGTGGAAGAAGAGTTAAAAAAAGAGGATGGTGATGACCTTCAGTTGCAGACAAAAGTGTTGTTAGAAAACCTCCAGAACAACGCTAATAAAAAAGTCGTCTTACCAACGCTTGAGGGGTTTGAAGTGGTAGATATGGAAGACATTCTTCATTTGGAGGCTAATGATAACTTTACTAATTTCTATTTGAGAGACGGAAGTAAAAAAGTGATTTGTAGGACGCTAAAGTTCTATGAGGATGTCCTAAAAGATTCTGGTTTCATGCGCATCCATCGATCACATATGGTCAACTTGAACTACATAACCTCTTACAAAAAAGGAAAAGGCGGACAAGTGGAGTTAACAGATGGTTCGGTGGTGGATGTTTCAGCTAGTAAGAAGGATGAATTATTGAAGTGGTTTAGTTAG
- a CDS encoding GNAT family N-acetyltransferase, which translates to MEFQFIYTDRLKLRLVDQQVMDKVFAAYSHEELISFFGEVIAEKEIERYHGGTSMYNRTFLYFQMILKDSNELIGWCGFHTWYTNHSRAEIGYMIFDEKNMDHGYMSEAMSAVIEYGFHEMELHRIEAMIGKYNRPSLRLMNKFHFEEEGCLREHYFTGGVYEDSLVFGLIKPQK; encoded by the coding sequence GTGGAGTTCCAATTTATATATACAGATAGACTCAAACTAAGACTAGTGGATCAGCAAGTAATGGACAAAGTCTTTGCTGCCTATTCCCACGAGGAACTCATCTCATTTTTCGGAGAAGTCATTGCCGAAAAAGAGATTGAAAGATATCATGGTGGTACAAGCATGTATAATAGAACTTTTTTGTACTTCCAGATGATTCTGAAAGACTCAAACGAACTCATTGGCTGGTGTGGCTTTCACACATGGTATACGAACCATAGTAGAGCAGAAATAGGTTATATGATCTTTGATGAAAAAAACATGGATCATGGGTACATGAGCGAGGCAATGAGCGCAGTAATTGAATATGGGTTCCATGAAATGGAACTTCACCGCATTGAAGCCATGATTGGAAAGTATAACAGGCCTTCTCTACGACTCATGAACAAGTTTCACTTTGAAGAAGAGGGATGCCTGAGAGAACATTACTTCACTGGAGGAGTTTACGAGGACTCTTTGGTATTTGGGTTGATCAAACCACAGAAATAA
- a CDS encoding GatB/YqeY domain-containing protein, with the protein MSLTNQINQDIKAAMLAKEKGKLEALRAIKAALLLEATKEGGGDITEDAELSILKKLYKQRRDAAAIYVEQNREDLAETENFQADVIEKYLPEQMSEEAIAEVMQGVIAKVGATGPSDMGKVMGAAMGQLKGKADGGLISKVVKEKLASL; encoded by the coding sequence ATGAGTTTAACAAATCAAATCAATCAAGATATAAAAGCGGCCATGCTTGCCAAAGAGAAGGGCAAGCTGGAAGCTTTAAGAGCAATTAAAGCAGCTCTATTATTAGAAGCTACTAAAGAGGGTGGTGGAGATATAACGGAGGATGCCGAGCTGTCGATATTGAAGAAGCTGTATAAGCAACGTAGAGATGCAGCAGCAATTTATGTTGAACAGAATAGAGAAGACCTCGCTGAAACAGAGAACTTCCAGGCGGATGTAATTGAAAAATACTTGCCTGAGCAGATGAGTGAAGAAGCTATCGCAGAGGTAATGCAAGGAGTTATCGCTAAAGTTGGAGCCACTGGGCCTTCTGATATGGGTAAGGTAATGGGCGCTGCAATGGGACAGCTCAAAGGAAAGGCAGATGGAGGTCTTATTTCTAAAGTGGTGAAAGAAAAATTAGCTTCATTATGA
- the ftsZ gene encoding cell division protein FtsZ, whose translation MKFDLPKDSSSIIKVIGVGGGGSNAVNHMFRQGIKGVDFVVCNTDQQALDISPVPLKVQLGSSLTEGRGAGSLPEVGMNAAIENLDDIREILEKNTKMVFVTAGMGGGTGTGAAPVIAKLAKELGILTVGIVTVPFVFEGRKRRTQAEEGIDKMREAVDTLLIINNDKLREMFGNLTLANAFSQADDVLTTAAKGIAEVISVTGAINVDFNDVNTVMRDSGVAIMGSAAAEGENRAQQAVERALSSPLLNDNQIVGAKYVLLNITYGDQEVLMDEIADITDYIQDEAGSTADVIWGHGYDETLGDKLSVTLIATGFKTNVDTGLPQKEPERRRVNLEEERPTMITAPIQNPIASPVQNSIKNEEDNDSEDAYIVKREAPEVTDEETKEPTSEVESNWSPNATPESKAEETNDFSASTPENKVEDETEEPKEEQPVQKTMFTLDLTDNKDASTDEPAAENNTTEWNFQPPVNETNEEEQPVNKTWLDDESTPEKEVRSFNLESSAEQPAKSEDGKIRYMLDEEDEKEASKENDWTVSNKSENETQPSVEDNADLARMRQERIRQTGSKMKSAEGLNELEKEPAYLRRNIRLEDVPHSSETQRSRFTLGENKEGEDGKTGLSGNNSFLHDNVD comes from the coding sequence ATGAAATTTGATTTACCTAAAGACAGCTCGTCTATCATAAAAGTGATAGGAGTTGGTGGTGGCGGCAGCAATGCTGTTAATCACATGTTCCGTCAAGGAATAAAAGGGGTGGATTTCGTGGTGTGTAATACAGACCAACAAGCCCTAGATATTAGTCCGGTTCCATTGAAAGTTCAGCTGGGCTCTAGCCTAACTGAAGGAAGAGGTGCAGGATCTTTGCCAGAAGTGGGAATGAATGCAGCTATTGAGAACCTGGATGATATCAGAGAGATATTAGAAAAGAATACGAAAATGGTATTCGTAACTGCAGGAATGGGTGGTGGTACAGGTACTGGTGCAGCCCCTGTTATTGCTAAACTGGCCAAGGAACTTGGAATTCTTACTGTTGGAATTGTAACGGTTCCTTTCGTTTTCGAAGGTAGAAAGAGAAGAACTCAAGCCGAAGAAGGAATTGATAAGATGAGAGAAGCGGTAGATACCCTTTTGATCATCAATAACGATAAACTTAGAGAAATGTTCGGTAACCTTACATTAGCGAATGCTTTCTCTCAAGCTGATGATGTGCTGACTACAGCAGCTAAAGGTATTGCTGAGGTAATCTCCGTTACCGGTGCGATAAACGTTGACTTTAACGATGTGAATACTGTAATGAGAGATAGTGGAGTGGCTATTATGGGTAGCGCTGCTGCTGAAGGTGAGAACAGAGCGCAACAAGCCGTTGAAAGAGCACTGTCTTCACCACTGTTAAACGATAACCAGATCGTTGGTGCCAAATACGTTCTTCTAAATATCACTTACGGAGATCAAGAAGTATTAATGGATGAAATCGCAGATATCACTGACTATATCCAGGATGAGGCTGGAAGCACTGCAGATGTGATCTGGGGACACGGATACGATGAGACACTCGGAGATAAATTAAGTGTTACATTGATTGCAACTGGGTTTAAGACAAATGTTGATACCGGCCTTCCGCAAAAAGAGCCAGAAAGACGAAGAGTGAATCTGGAAGAAGAAAGACCTACAATGATCACTGCTCCTATTCAGAATCCAATTGCCAGTCCTGTGCAGAATTCAATTAAGAATGAGGAGGATAATGATTCTGAGGATGCATATATTGTAAAGAGAGAAGCTCCAGAAGTTACTGATGAAGAGACAAAAGAGCCTACTTCAGAGGTGGAATCTAACTGGTCTCCAAACGCTACACCTGAGTCCAAAGCAGAAGAAACAAATGATTTTTCAGCATCTACTCCTGAGAATAAAGTAGAGGATGAAACAGAAGAGCCAAAAGAGGAGCAACCTGTTCAAAAGACAATGTTTACATTGGATTTGACGGATAATAAAGATGCCTCTACTGACGAGCCAGCAGCTGAGAACAACACTACTGAATGGAATTTTCAGCCTCCAGTAAATGAAACGAATGAAGAGGAGCAGCCAGTAAATAAGACATGGTTAGATGATGAGTCAACACCGGAGAAAGAGGTGAGATCATTTAATTTGGAGTCTTCCGCAGAACAGCCAGCAAAGTCTGAAGATGGGAAGATTAGATACATGCTGGACGAGGAAGATGAAAAAGAAGCGTCAAAGGAGAATGACTGGACGGTTTCAAACAAGTCAGAAAATGAAACGCAACCTTCAGTTGAAGATAATGCTGACCTGGCAAGAATGAGACAAGAAAGAATTCGTCAAACTGGATCTAAGATGAAATCAGCAGAAGGGTTGAATGAGTTGGAGAAAGAGCCTGCGTATTTGAGAAGAAATATCCGCCTAGAGGATGTGCCACACTCTTCTGAAACACAAAGGTCTAGATTTACATTAGGTGAGAATAAGGAAGGTGAAGATGGAAAGACAGGATTGAGTGGTAACAATTCTTTCTTGCATGATAATGTTGACTAA
- the ftsA gene encoding cell division protein FtsA gives MDAPEIVVGLDIGTTKIACLIGRKTEHGKIEILGMGKSPSLGVTRGVVANIEKTVQSIRAAVEEAEAKSGVEVNVVNVGIAGQHIKSLQHRGMITRSSYEDEIGQQDVDALIDDMHNILINPGEEIIHVLPQEYIVDRQNGIKDPIGMAGVQLEANFHIITGQVAAARNIYRCVNKAGLEVAELILEPLASSASVLSKEEMEAGVVLVDIGGGTTDLAIFHDGIIRHTAVIPFGGNIITEDIKEGCTIMQKHAEQLKTKFGTALPLASQENEVVCIPGLRGRDPKEISVKNLSNIINARLSEIIEHVYYEIKNSGYEKKLIGGLVITGGGSQMKHITQLFEYVTGMDARIGYPNEHLSSNTNINVTSPMFATGVGLVAKGFETYEKERQKTTNRNSINTRQHSKSEKNKTGFLDKIKNWFDDNIE, from the coding sequence ATGGATGCACCAGAAATTGTAGTAGGTTTAGATATCGGTACCACCAAGATAGCTTGCCTGATCGGAAGAAAAACAGAACACGGAAAAATTGAGATTCTAGGAATGGGAAAATCTCCAAGTCTTGGAGTGACAAGGGGAGTAGTGGCAAATATTGAAAAGACAGTTCAATCGATTCGTGCGGCTGTAGAGGAAGCGGAAGCTAAGTCTGGTGTTGAAGTGAATGTGGTAAATGTTGGTATTGCTGGTCAGCATATCAAAAGTCTACAGCACAGAGGAATGATCACTCGTTCTTCATATGAAGACGAGATTGGTCAGCAAGATGTAGACGCCTTAATTGATGATATGCATAATATCTTGATCAACCCAGGTGAGGAGATTATTCATGTCTTACCGCAAGAGTATATTGTAGATAGACAGAACGGTATTAAGGATCCTATAGGAATGGCTGGTGTACAATTAGAGGCTAACTTCCATATTATTACAGGTCAGGTGGCTGCTGCACGAAATATTTACAGATGCGTGAATAAAGCCGGGTTAGAAGTGGCCGAATTGATTCTTGAGCCTTTGGCTTCGTCAGCATCTGTATTGAGTAAAGAAGAAATGGAGGCAGGTGTTGTCTTGGTTGATATAGGTGGTGGTACAACGGATCTTGCGATTTTTCACGATGGTATAATCCGTCATACAGCTGTGATTCCTTTTGGTGGTAACATCATTACCGAGGATATCAAAGAAGGTTGTACGATTATGCAGAAACATGCTGAGCAACTTAAAACAAAGTTTGGAACAGCTCTTCCATTAGCAAGTCAGGAAAATGAAGTGGTGTGCATCCCTGGTTTGAGAGGACGAGATCCAAAAGAGATATCTGTTAAGAATTTGTCTAATATCATCAATGCCAGATTGTCTGAAATTATTGAGCACGTTTACTATGAGATCAAAAATTCTGGATATGAAAAGAAATTGATCGGTGGATTGGTGATTACTGGTGGTGGTTCTCAGATGAAGCACATCACACAGTTATTTGAGTACGTAACTGGAATGGATGCGAGAATTGGTTATCCAAACGAGCATCTAAGTAGTAATACGAATATCAATGTTACAAGCCCAATGTTTGCAACGGGTGTTGGTTTGGTAGCGAAAGGATTCGAGACTTACGAGAAAGAAAGGCAAAAAACGACCAACCGGAATTCGATCAATACACGTCAGCATTCGAAAAGTGAAAAGAATAAAACTGGATTTCTGGATAAAATCAAGAACTGGTTTGATGACAATATTGAATAA
- a CDS encoding cell division protein FtsQ/DivIB yields the protein MKKVLQIGGWSVFVLGVFVLLFFVNAGYEEIETQAPKITIQKPGNHNFVTEEKVVAVMNDLGYSFKDQSLGEIELERIEAEVKTIPGVKDVQAYKYSNGLVQLDIEQQLPIARIVLMGGKMGCYLDVDGEVIPLSQDYIAKVPVFTGYIYEPYNEIPSIKEITKNDSISELHVLDEIYTLALALNKDDFLTAQILQVYVNEKQEFEMIPRVGNHRILFGGIDDFEDKLFRLKYFYTEAEMNVKELNIYDTLNLKYKDQIVGSKRLYY from the coding sequence ATGAAAAAGGTACTACAAATAGGAGGTTGGTCAGTATTTGTCTTAGGTGTATTTGTGCTCCTGTTTTTTGTGAATGCAGGGTATGAGGAGATTGAGACTCAAGCACCTAAAATTACCATTCAAAAACCCGGTAATCACAATTTTGTTACTGAGGAGAAAGTGGTTGCCGTAATGAATGATTTAGGTTATTCCTTTAAAGATCAATCACTGGGAGAGATAGAGTTGGAGCGCATTGAAGCGGAAGTGAAAACGATTCCTGGTGTTAAGGATGTGCAGGCTTATAAATACAGCAATGGCTTGGTTCAGTTGGATATTGAACAGCAACTGCCCATAGCAAGAATTGTACTTATGGGAGGAAAAATGGGGTGCTACCTTGATGTGGATGGAGAAGTGATCCCACTTAGCCAAGATTACATCGCAAAGGTGCCTGTGTTTACGGGATATATTTATGAGCCCTACAATGAGATTCCTAGTATTAAGGAAATTACTAAGAATGATAGCATTAGTGAGTTACATGTGCTGGATGAGATCTATACATTGGCGTTGGCGTTGAATAAGGATGATTTCCTAACTGCGCAGATTTTACAGGTATATGTAAATGAAAAGCAGGAGTTTGAAATGATTCCTCGAGTAGGTAATCATAGAATTCTTTTTGGAGGAATTGATGATTTTGAAGATAAACTCTTCAGGCTTAAATATTTCTACACAGAAGCAGAAATGAACGTAAAAGAGCTAAATATATACGACACATTAAACTTAAAATACAAGGACCAAATAGTTGGTTCAAAGAGATTATATTATTAA
- the murC gene encoding UDP-N-acetylmuramate--L-alanine ligase, which produces MNVRGLHSVYFIGIGGIGMSAIARYFHSMGIRVAGYDKTRTSLTKKIEAEGIEVIYEDNLDSVNELFKGKSTVVVYTPAVPKDLAILKFFESNGNIVAKRSEMLGLITQGSFSIAVAGTHGKTTTSSMVAHLLKHSGKGCNAFLGGISTNYNTNVILDESSRTTVVEADEFDRSFLTLDPNIAIVTSTDADHLDIYGEHDTLLESFQLFVNKIPKNGVLVLRNGLGLRHKNVITYGIDEDAKVKAINLRVENGNYIFDVISMLRRYDGLTVGLPGRHNIENALAAIIVGELMELTEDEIRSGLLSFTGVKRRFERVIDSANLTYIDDYAHHPKELEMCISSVKELYPSKKVTGIFQPHLFSRTRDFASEFAKSLDLLDEAILMDIYPARELPIDGVNAEMLLNLMTIPNKVVVPADEMVQDIKGRKLEVLLTLGAGDIDRLVEPLKNALTE; this is translated from the coding sequence ATGAATGTAAGAGGTTTACATAGTGTATATTTTATCGGTATCGGAGGTATCGGAATGAGTGCCATTGCCAGATATTTTCATTCAATGGGGATACGAGTTGCTGGATACGATAAAACCAGAACCTCACTAACGAAAAAGATTGAAGCGGAAGGAATTGAAGTGATCTATGAGGATAATCTTGATTCAGTAAATGAACTGTTTAAGGGAAAATCAACAGTGGTGGTTTATACACCAGCTGTTCCTAAGGATTTGGCCATATTAAAATTCTTTGAGTCAAATGGGAATATCGTAGCGAAACGTTCTGAAATGCTAGGACTCATTACGCAAGGATCATTCTCAATTGCTGTAGCAGGTACTCATGGTAAAACGACTACTTCTTCAATGGTGGCGCATCTGCTTAAACACAGTGGAAAGGGTTGTAATGCATTTTTAGGAGGTATTTCAACGAATTACAATACCAATGTCATCTTGGATGAAAGTAGTAGAACAACTGTAGTAGAAGCAGATGAGTTTGATCGTTCCTTTTTGACACTAGACCCAAATATTGCAATCGTCACTTCTACAGATGCGGATCATCTGGATATTTACGGTGAGCATGATACGCTCTTAGAGTCATTTCAACTGTTCGTCAATAAGATACCGAAAAACGGTGTGCTGGTTTTAAGAAACGGTTTAGGACTAAGGCATAAAAATGTGATCACTTACGGGATTGATGAGGATGCCAAGGTGAAAGCGATAAACCTCAGAGTTGAGAATGGCAACTATATTTTCGATGTCATCTCAATGTTGAGAAGGTATGACGGCCTAACCGTAGGATTACCAGGAAGACACAATATAGAGAATGCTCTAGCAGCGATAATAGTGGGAGAACTAATGGAGTTAACAGAGGATGAAATTAGGTCAGGTTTACTATCATTTACTGGTGTGAAAAGAAGGTTTGAGCGCGTCATTGATAGCGCTAACCTTACTTATATTGATGATTATGCACACCACCCCAAGGAGTTAGAAATGTGTATTAGCTCAGTCAAAGAACTATATCCTTCTAAGAAAGTTACAGGGATTTTTCAGCCTCATTTATTCAGCCGAACAAGAGATTTTGCCAGTGAATTTGCGAAGAGTTTGGATTTATTAGATGAGGCAATATTGATGGATATCTACCCAGCAAGAGAATTACCAATTGACGGGGTAAATGCTGAGATGTTGTTGAATTTAATGACAATACCGAATAAGGTTGTCGTGCCAGCCGATGAGATGGTACAGGATATAAAGGGAAGAAAGTTAGAAGTATTACTAACACTAGGAGCTGGAGATATTGATAGATTAGTAGAACCTCTAAAAAATGCCTTGACTGAATGA
- the murG gene encoding undecaprenyldiphospho-muramoylpentapeptide beta-N-acetylglucosaminyltransferase, producing MSKQPRVIISGGGTGGHIFPALAIANTIKERYPGAAILFVGANGKMEMEKVPAAGFEIKGLDIVGIQRKKIWKNWNFPFKYLKSKMAAKKIIKEFNPMIAIGVGGYASGPTLIQSGKLGVPTLLQEQNSYAGLTNKILAKKASKICVAYDNMEHFFPREKIVMTGNPVRKDILDLDGKREEALEHFGLDPNKKTILLIGGSLGARTLNDSIAEGLQKLTDAGVQMIWQTGKIYEEEMAKKADAHGDKNIKPMAFIKRMDLAYAAADVVISRAGALSVSELCLVQKPCVLVPSPNVAEDHQTKNAKSLVDKSAALLVKDVDSQAKLVPEILALLQDEAKMNELSKNIAALGKPNAAEDICNEVMTIIGL from the coding sequence ATGAGTAAGCAACCGAGAGTGATCATATCTGGTGGAGGTACTGGAGGGCATATATTCCCTGCATTAGCAATTGCGAACACAATCAAAGAAAGGTATCCAGGTGCGGCTATTCTGTTTGTTGGAGCAAATGGTAAAATGGAAATGGAGAAAGTTCCGGCTGCTGGATTCGAGATTAAAGGGTTGGATATTGTTGGAATACAACGAAAGAAGATTTGGAAAAACTGGAATTTCCCTTTCAAGTATCTAAAGAGTAAGATGGCTGCTAAGAAGATTATAAAAGAATTTAATCCAATGATAGCAATAGGAGTTGGTGGTTATGCAAGTGGGCCAACTTTGATTCAGTCTGGAAAATTGGGAGTACCCACTTTACTGCAGGAACAGAATTCTTATGCTGGTTTAACCAATAAGATTCTTGCAAAAAAAGCCAGTAAGATTTGTGTGGCTTATGATAATATGGAGCACTTTTTTCCAAGGGAAAAGATCGTAATGACAGGGAATCCAGTCCGGAAGGATATTTTGGATCTTGACGGAAAAAGGGAAGAAGCACTCGAACACTTTGGGTTAGACCCCAATAAGAAAACGATCTTATTAATTGGTGGATCATTGGGCGCCAGAACACTAAACGATAGTATAGCAGAAGGCCTTCAGAAGTTAACAGATGCTGGAGTTCAAATGATTTGGCAGACCGGAAAGATCTACGAAGAGGAAATGGCAAAAAAGGCTGATGCACATGGAGATAAAAACATAAAGCCGATGGCCTTCATCAAAAGAATGGATTTAGCTTATGCAGCAGCGGATGTCGTAATTAGTAGGGCTGGAGCACTCTCGGTAAGTGAGCTCTGTTTAGTGCAAAAGCCTTGCGTGCTGGTGCCTTCACCTAATGTTGCAGAGGATCATCAGACGAAAAATGCAAAATCGCTTGTTGATAAATCAGCGGCACTCCTTGTGAAAGACGTTGATTCTCAGGCGAAATTAGTGCCTGAGATATTGGCTTTGCTTCAAGATGAGGCAAAAATGAACGAATTAAGTAAGAATATAGCTGCATTGGGGAAACCGAATGCGGCTGAAGATATATGTAATGAGGTGATGACCATCATTGGGTTATAA
- a CDS encoding FtsW/RodA/SpoVE family cell cycle protein has product MQEIIDKYLKGDKTIWTVVILLTLASTVIALSASSNMAYRLTEGNATPFWFKHVATLVVGFVVMIYLQHFKFKYFSRISQMGIWVAGILLLMTLLFGRNINSAQRWIMGFQPSDLAKIVLILYLARLLVIKHDKLHDFKEGVLPLMIPIAGICVLILPADFSTAFMLGLASFILLFVGGVQIKHLLAVVGGAIVLFMFLLMVNHFTGILPRATTWETRLVSFFGGEAEEEDEKTKIDNYQAMQAVTAVVNGGLIGKGPGRGNVKNDTYSAQSDFVFATIIEEFGSLIGAFILLILYLTFFFRSIRVALKAQSSFGAYVAFGLSFLLVLQAMINMGVGVNLLPVTGQPLPLISMGGTSILFTCVSIGILLNVSKSVESNEKQIA; this is encoded by the coding sequence ATGCAAGAAATAATAGATAAATACCTAAAAGGCGATAAGACCATTTGGACAGTTGTAATTCTGCTGACCTTGGCTTCAACGGTAATTGCGTTGAGTGCTAGTTCCAATATGGCATATCGACTTACTGAAGGGAATGCTACTCCATTTTGGTTTAAGCATGTAGCTACCTTGGTTGTTGGGTTTGTCGTTATGATCTACTTGCAGCATTTTAAATTCAAATACTTTTCCCGTATTTCTCAAATGGGGATATGGGTAGCAGGAATATTATTGCTCATGACATTGCTTTTCGGTAGAAACATTAACTCTGCCCAAAGATGGATTATGGGGTTTCAGCCCTCAGACCTTGCGAAGATTGTGCTGATCTTATACTTGGCAAGGCTGCTCGTTATTAAACATGACAAATTGCACGATTTCAAAGAAGGCGTATTGCCGTTAATGATTCCAATTGCCGGGATCTGTGTGTTGATTTTACCCGCTGATTTTTCTACTGCATTTATGCTTGGATTAGCTAGCTTTATTTTACTCTTTGTTGGTGGAGTACAAATAAAACATTTGCTCGCTGTGGTGGGTGGTGCAATTGTGTTGTTCATGTTTCTGTTAATGGTGAATCACTTTACCGGTATACTACCAAGAGCAACAACTTGGGAAACTAGGTTAGTTAGCTTTTTTGGGGGTGAGGCTGAAGAAGAAGATGAAAAAACAAAAATAGATAATTATCAGGCCATGCAGGCAGTAACTGCAGTTGTGAATGGAGGATTGATCGGTAAGGGGCCAGGTAGAGGAAATGTCAAAAACGATACCTATTCTGCTCAATCGGATTTTGTATTTGCTACGATTATAGAGGAGTTTGGGTCGCTGATAGGAGCTTTTATATTGTTGATCCTCTATTTAACTTTCTTTTTTAGGAGTATACGAGTCGCTTTAAAGGCTCAAAGCAGTTTTGGGGCTTATGTTGCCTTTGGACTAAGTTTTTTACTGGTTTTGCAGGCTATGATTAACATGGGGGTGGGTGTTAACCTGCTTCCGGTAACGGGGCAACCGTTACCATTGATCAGTATGGGAGGAACATCCATTCTTTTTACCTGTGTCTCTATTGGAATACTATTGAATGTGAGTAAGAGTGTCGAATCAAATGAAAAACAAATAGCATGA
- a CDS encoding glutamate ligase domain-containing protein — protein MNKTKSLKDQMLEARKKSMSLFADIAHRLESVAEINGVEWINDSKATDLDSTYYSLELMEKPVIWIAASSEVELPYSMLEKLVKYKVKQIICFGAYETNLKYSFANMVDGYAHKSTLEEAVETASEWAEGDDVVLFSPGTSSFALYENYRERGEHFRTLVEKLDA, from the coding sequence ATGAATAAAACAAAGTCATTAAAAGACCAAATGCTGGAGGCTCGGAAGAAGAGTATGAGCCTTTTTGCGGATATCGCACACCGGTTGGAGTCGGTTGCCGAGATCAACGGGGTAGAATGGATCAATGATTCCAAAGCTACTGACCTGGATTCTACCTATTACTCACTTGAGTTAATGGAGAAGCCAGTGATATGGATCGCAGCAAGTTCTGAAGTAGAACTCCCTTACAGTATGCTTGAGAAACTGGTAAAGTATAAAGTGAAACAGATCATCTGTTTCGGAGCATATGAGACAAACCTAAAGTACTCCTTTGCGAACATGGTAGACGGTTATGCGCATAAATCAACTTTAGAAGAAGCTGTAGAAACTGCCAGTGAATGGGCAGAGGGAGATGATGTAGTGTTGTTCTCACCAGGGACATCAAGCTTTGCATTATATGAGAACTACAGAGAAAGAGGAGAACATTTCAGAACACTGGTTGAAAAATTAGACGCTTGA